In Flavobacterium okayamense, a single window of DNA contains:
- a CDS encoding class I SAM-dependent methyltransferase — MNKSKNIYEPDYVKNLFNSMSGSYEKTNFITSFGFSIRWRKQFINKVDSSNQKLEIIDLLSGLGENWNYLKNKFPNSNLTALDFSNEMITSSKVKAQNLFKNNHLLLEEDVLNNNLPDNYFDILTSAYGLKTFNEEQLDLLAKQIQRILKPNGMFSFIEISKPKNKLLLTFYKFYLSKVIPILGKLFLGNPNDYKMLWIYTESFQDCRKVKDIFEKNGLQVNYEKYFFGCATGLNGIKL, encoded by the coding sequence TTGAATAAATCTAAAAATATCTATGAACCCGACTACGTTAAAAATTTATTTAATAGTATGTCGGGTTCTTATGAAAAAACAAACTTCATAACTTCATTTGGGTTTTCGATTCGTTGGCGAAAACAATTCATCAATAAAGTTGATTCATCCAATCAAAAATTAGAAATAATTGATTTATTATCTGGTTTGGGTGAAAATTGGAACTACCTAAAAAATAAATTTCCAAATTCAAATTTAACAGCATTAGACTTTTCTAATGAGATGATAACAAGTTCAAAAGTAAAAGCACAAAATTTATTTAAAAACAATCACTTATTACTAGAAGAAGATGTTTTAAACAACAACCTTCCTGATAATTATTTTGATATTCTTACGAGTGCTTATGGATTAAAAACTTTTAATGAAGAACAACTTGATTTATTAGCTAAACAAATTCAGCGAATATTAAAACCAAATGGAATGTTTAGCTTTATTGAAATATCAAAACCTAAGAACAAACTTTTACTTACTTTTTACAAATTTTATCTTTCTAAAGTAATACCTATTCTTGGGAAACTATTTTTAGGAAATCCAAATGATTATAAAATGCTTTGGATTTATACCGAATCTTTTCAAGATTGTAGAAAAGTGAAGGATATTTTTGAAAAAAATGGACTTCAAGTAAATTATGAAAAATATTTTTTTGGTTGTGCTACTGGTTTAAATGGAATAAAGCTTTAG
- a CDS encoding DEAD/DEAH box helicase, with product MNKFEQLGLNESLQLAIKDLGFENPSEVQEKAIPILLEKDTDIVALAQTGTGKTAAFGFPLIQKIDAENRNTQALVLSPTRELCLQITNEIKQYSKYVKGLHTVAVYGGANINEQAKEIKRGAQIIVATPGRMQDMINRGMVNIKNIDFCVLDEADEMLNMGFYEDITAILSDTPENKSTWLFSATMPQEVARIAREFMRKPLEITVGHKNSGNVNVSHEFYVVNGRDRYSALKRLADANPDIFSVVFCRTKRDTQAIADKLIEDGYNAAALHGDLSQTQRDSVMKSFRQRQIQMLVATDVAARGIDVDDITHVINYQLPDEIETYTHRSGRTGRAGKSGTSLVIITKSEIRKIHQIEKIIQTKFEEKPIPSGIEICEIQLFHLANRIKDVEIDHEIDTYLPAIEEVLKDIPREELIKKVVSVEFNRFLDYYKKSRDLTSVSISGSKGEIPTEGSVRYFINIGSRDNFDWMSLKDFLRDTLEFGKDDVFKVDVKEGFSFFNTDAEHAEKVMETFNSIHLEGRKINVEISKNDGSRNSGRRDHGGRGGRRDGGRDGGRREGGRDGGRRDGGRDSGRRESSARRSEGGDRKRSDRNERGGERRRDSKPAGENSGRRSSSSDNSKGFFEKAKRSRRS from the coding sequence ATGAATAAATTTGAACAATTGGGTCTTAATGAATCGCTACAGCTGGCGATAAAAGACCTTGGATTTGAAAATCCATCGGAAGTACAGGAAAAGGCGATTCCTATTTTATTAGAAAAAGACACTGATATTGTTGCTTTGGCACAAACAGGAACTGGTAAAACCGCAGCTTTTGGTTTTCCACTAATTCAAAAAATTGATGCCGAAAATCGTAACACACAAGCTTTAGTACTTTCTCCTACGAGAGAATTGTGTTTACAAATTACTAATGAAATTAAACAGTATTCAAAATACGTTAAAGGTTTACATACTGTTGCTGTTTATGGTGGTGCTAACATCAACGAACAAGCTAAAGAAATTAAAAGAGGAGCACAAATTATTGTTGCTACCCCTGGTCGTATGCAAGACATGATTAACCGTGGAATGGTTAATATTAAAAATATCGATTTCTGTGTGCTTGACGAAGCTGATGAAATGTTAAACATGGGATTCTATGAAGACATTACAGCTATTTTATCAGATACACCTGAAAACAAATCTACTTGGTTATTTTCTGCAACAATGCCTCAAGAAGTAGCTCGTATAGCCAGAGAGTTTATGCGTAAACCTCTTGAAATTACAGTGGGACATAAAAACTCGGGTAACGTTAATGTTTCGCACGAGTTTTATGTGGTAAATGGTCGTGATCGTTACTCTGCTTTAAAACGTTTAGCAGATGCTAATCCAGATATTTTCTCAGTAGTTTTTTGTAGAACAAAACGTGATACTCAAGCTATTGCAGATAAATTAATTGAAGACGGTTACAATGCTGCAGCGTTACATGGGGATTTATCACAAACACAACGTGATTCTGTAATGAAATCGTTCCGTCAGCGTCAAATTCAAATGTTAGTAGCTACTGATGTTGCTGCTCGTGGAATCGACGTAGACGATATTACGCACGTAATTAACTACCAATTACCAGACGAAATTGAAACGTATACGCACCGTTCGGGTCGTACTGGTCGTGCTGGAAAATCAGGAACTTCATTAGTGATTATTACAAAAAGTGAAATTCGTAAGATTCACCAAATTGAAAAAATCATTCAAACGAAATTCGAAGAAAAACCAATTCCTTCAGGAATTGAAATCTGCGAAATTCAGTTATTCCACTTAGCAAATCGTATTAAAGACGTTGAAATCGATCACGAAATTGACACGTATTTGCCAGCAATTGAGGAAGTTTTAAAGGATATTCCAAGAGAGGAATTAATCAAGAAAGTAGTTTCTGTTGAATTCAATCGTTTCTTAGATTATTATAAAAAATCGAGAGATTTAACTTCGGTAAGTATTAGTGGTTCAAAAGGTGAAATTCCAACAGAAGGATCGGTTCGTTATTTCATCAACATTGGTTCTAGAGATAATTTCGATTGGATGTCTTTAAAAGACTTCTTACGTGATACATTAGAGTTTGGAAAAGACGACGTGTTTAAAGTTGATGTAAAAGAAGGTTTCTCTTTCTTTAATACAGATGCTGAACATGCTGAAAAAGTAATGGAAACATTTAATAGTATTCACTTAGAAGGAAGAAAAATTAATGTTGAAATTTCTAAAAATGACGGAAGTCGCAATAGCGGAAGAAGAGATCACGGTGGTCGTGGTGGAAGAAGAGACGGAGGTCGTGATGGCGGAAGACGTGAAGGTGGTCGTGACGGAGGAAGAAGAGACGGAGGTCGTGATAGCGGAAGACGTGAGTCTTCAGCGAGAAGAAGCGAAGGTGGTGATAGAAAGCGTAGTGATAGAAATGAAAGAGGCGGAGAAAGAAGACGCGATAGTAAACCTGCTGGAGAAAATTCGGGAAGAAGAAGTTCTTCTTCAGATAATTCAAAAGGTTTTTTTGAAAAAGCAAAACGCTCAAGAAGAAGCTAA
- a CDS encoding GNAT family N-acetyltransferase, with translation MITIKEVTTKKELKDFILFSFDLFKGNDAWVAPLISEEMETFDNQKNPNLKNCDVKLLLAYKNNKIVGKVAAIINRIEVESLGKKKTRFGWFDVIDDIEVTRALLDEVSKFGQEKGMDHIEGPLGFSNLDKVGVLIEGFDQLSTAISWYSMPYYKEHFEKLGFKQEKIWQETIFSFDNVNADAYLRASNLIEKRYDIKVKNFTKTSEILPYVDGMFQLFNDTYSKLDSFVAVTPEQIDNIKSKFIKFINPEYIKFILDKENNILAFAIVMPNFAQALQKANGRLFPFGWWHILDAKKNSKEAVFYLIGVTPEYQNKGITALIMAEYYKVFKEKGIKTCISTPELVENHAIHNLWKNFDPKINKMRATYYKEI, from the coding sequence ATGATTACAATTAAAGAAGTTACCACAAAAAAAGAATTAAAAGACTTTATTTTATTTTCTTTTGATTTATTTAAGGGCAATGATGCATGGGTTGCGCCTTTAATTTCAGAAGAAATGGAAACTTTTGACAATCAAAAAAACCCAAATCTAAAAAATTGCGATGTTAAACTACTATTAGCCTATAAAAACAATAAAATTGTAGGTAAAGTTGCTGCAATAATTAACCGAATAGAAGTTGAAAGTTTAGGAAAGAAAAAAACAAGATTCGGTTGGTTTGACGTAATTGATGATATAGAAGTTACTAGAGCTTTATTAGACGAAGTTAGTAAATTTGGCCAAGAAAAAGGAATGGATCACATTGAAGGGCCTTTAGGTTTTTCTAATCTAGATAAAGTAGGTGTACTAATAGAAGGCTTTGATCAACTGAGCACTGCAATATCTTGGTATAGTATGCCATACTATAAAGAGCATTTTGAAAAATTAGGCTTTAAACAAGAAAAAATTTGGCAAGAAACTATTTTTTCTTTTGACAATGTTAATGCTGATGCATATTTAAGAGCTAGTAACCTTATCGAAAAACGTTACGATATTAAAGTTAAGAACTTTACTAAAACATCTGAAATATTACCTTACGTAGACGGCATGTTTCAGTTGTTTAATGACACGTATAGTAAATTAGATTCATTTGTTGCTGTTACACCTGAACAAATTGATAACATTAAAAGTAAATTTATAAAATTCATTAATCCTGAATACATAAAATTTATCTTAGATAAAGAAAATAATATTCTAGCATTTGCTATTGTAATGCCTAATTTTGCACAAGCACTTCAAAAAGCGAATGGAAGATTATTTCCTTTTGGATGGTGGCATATTTTAGATGCTAAAAAGAATTCTAAAGAAGCTGTTTTCTATTTAATTGGTGTTACACCAGAATATCAAAATAAAGGAATCACGGCATTAATAATGGCCGAATATTACAAAGTATTTAAAGAGAAAGGAATTAAAACATGCATTAGCACTCCTGAACTAGTAGAAAATCATGCCATTCATAATTTATGGAAAAACTTTGATCCAAAAATTAATAAAATGCGTGCGACATACTATAAAGAAATTTAA
- a CDS encoding aminotransferase class I/II-fold pyridoxal phosphate-dependent enzyme: MVKDLFARIQDNKGPLGKWASQAEGYYVFPKLEGELGPRMEFHGKKILNWSINDYLGLANHPEIRKADAEAAQQWGAAYPMGARMMSGHTKYHEQLENELAAFVMKEAAYLLNFGYQGMVSIIDALVTKNDIIVYDVDSHACIIDGVRLHMGKRFTYKHNDLESMEKNLQRATKMAQETGGGILFITEGVFGMRGQQGKLKEIVAMKEKYNFRLLVDDAHGFGTLGKTGAGAGEEQGCQDGIDVYFSTFAKSMANIGAFVAADKDIIDYLKYNLRSQMFAKALPMIQTIGSLKRLEMLRNSSEIKDKLWENVNALQNGLKSRGFNIGDTNTCITPVYLEGSIPEAMVMVNDLRENYGIFLSIVVYPVIPKGIILLRMIPTASHTMQDIDETLAAFEAIREKLVNGTYKKIAEANVVDMEK; the protein is encoded by the coding sequence ATGGTGAAAGATTTATTTGCAAGAATACAAGATAATAAAGGTCCTTTAGGGAAATGGGCATCACAAGCAGAAGGATATTATGTTTTTCCTAAGTTAGAAGGGGAATTAGGGCCAAGAATGGAGTTCCATGGAAAGAAAATATTAAACTGGTCTATCAATGATTATTTAGGTTTAGCAAATCATCCTGAGATTAGAAAAGCAGATGCAGAGGCAGCTCAACAATGGGGAGCAGCTTACCCAATGGGTGCTCGTATGATGAGCGGACATACAAAATATCACGAACAATTAGAAAATGAATTAGCTGCTTTCGTTATGAAAGAAGCTGCTTATTTATTAAACTTTGGTTACCAAGGTATGGTTTCAATTATTGATGCTTTAGTAACTAAAAATGATATTATAGTTTATGATGTAGATTCTCACGCTTGTATAATTGATGGTGTTCGTTTACATATGGGTAAACGTTTTACTTATAAGCATAATGATTTAGAGAGTATGGAGAAAAACCTTCAGAGAGCTACTAAAATGGCTCAAGAAACTGGAGGAGGAATTTTATTCATTACTGAAGGTGTTTTCGGAATGCGTGGTCAACAAGGAAAATTAAAAGAAATTGTTGCCATGAAAGAAAAATATAATTTCCGTTTATTAGTTGACGATGCTCACGGATTTGGTACTTTAGGTAAAACGGGTGCAGGCGCAGGTGAGGAGCAAGGTTGTCAAGACGGAATTGATGTGTATTTCTCAACATTCGCAAAATCAATGGCAAACATTGGAGCATTTGTTGCTGCAGATAAAGATATTATTGATTATTTAAAATACAATTTACGTTCACAAATGTTTGCTAAAGCGTTACCAATGATTCAAACAATTGGTTCATTAAAACGTTTAGAAATGTTACGTAATTCTTCTGAAATTAAAGATAAATTATGGGAAAACGTAAATGCTTTACAAAATGGATTAAAGAGTAGAGGTTTCAATATTGGTGATACAAATACATGTATTACACCAGTTTATTTAGAAGGTTCTATTCCAGAAGCAATGGTAATGGTGAACGATTTACGTGAAAATTATGGTATTTTCTTATCGATTGTTGTTTATCCGGTTATTCCAAAAGGTATTATCTTATTAAGAATGATTCCAACTGCTTCACATACCATGCAAGATATAGATGAAACATTAGCCGCTTTTGAAGCTATCCGTGAAAAATTAGTAAACGGAACTTACAAGAAAATAGCTGAAGCTAATGTTGTAGATATGGAAAAATAA
- a CDS encoding transporter gives MKIFKLALVLSFLFVTNNQFAQFTDEINSNRPGKSMMAFSVGKTIIQTEIGLSYVSETHDKLNYDANGFLADLAIRYGVWKEELEVIGEIQYQNDKYTSTFINDNRSGFRQLTLGAKYLFYDPFKNFDEKPNLYSWKANHSFKWKQFIPALAGYAGVNFGIGDNPFNYAPSNIEEPSFSPKATIIAQNHFGTRWVLVTNITYDKIGTDFASINYILTLTRGFNQQWSGFIENQGYNGDYYSDGVFRIGAAYLFHKNMQLDASFGKNIKSTPAILNANVGFSWRFAEKYQEVRIEKDNGSKMDKKMKKKADKEKKRRDQVDIEE, from the coding sequence ATGAAAATTTTCAAATTAGCCTTAGTACTTTCTTTTTTATTTGTAACAAACAATCAGTTTGCCCAATTTACAGATGAAATTAATTCGAATAGACCTGGAAAATCTATGATGGCTTTTTCAGTTGGTAAAACAATTATACAAACAGAAATTGGTTTATCTTATGTATCGGAAACACATGACAAGTTAAACTATGATGCAAACGGATTTTTAGCCGATTTAGCCATTCGTTATGGTGTTTGGAAAGAAGAACTTGAGGTAATTGGAGAAATTCAATATCAAAATGACAAATACACATCAACATTTATAAATGATAATAGAAGTGGTTTTCGTCAATTAACTTTAGGAGCAAAATATTTATTTTACGATCCGTTTAAAAATTTTGATGAAAAACCAAACTTATACAGTTGGAAAGCAAATCACAGCTTCAAATGGAAACAATTTATTCCTGCTTTAGCTGGTTATGCAGGTGTTAATTTTGGTATTGGCGACAATCCTTTTAACTATGCTCCTTCAAATATTGAAGAACCATCTTTTAGCCCGAAAGCTACTATTATTGCACAAAATCATTTTGGTACACGTTGGGTATTAGTTACCAATATTACCTATGATAAGATTGGAACTGACTTTGCAAGTATTAATTATATCTTAACTTTAACTCGTGGTTTCAATCAACAATGGTCTGGATTTATTGAAAATCAAGGTTATAATGGTGATTATTATTCAGATGGAGTTTTTAGAATTGGTGCTGCTTATCTATTTCATAAGAACATGCAATTAGATGCCTCTTTCGGTAAAAACATAAAAAGTACTCCTGCAATTTTAAATGCAAACGTTGGGTTTTCATGGCGTTTTGCAGAAAAATATCAAGAAGTAAGAATTGAAAAAGATAACGGTAGTAAAATGGATAAGAAAATGAAGAAGAAAGCCGATAAAGAAAAGAAAAGAAGAGATCAAGTAGATATTGAAGAATAA
- a CDS encoding trimeric intracellular cation channel family protein — MIEILDIIGVFVFAISGVLAAINKKLDLFGVFIIAFVTALGGGTLRDVLIGRTPVGWMQDLNYVYLIIAGYFIAIFFRNYLNKLRLSLFLFDTIGLGVFTLIGIEKGLEYGLHPVICIALGTITATFGGLIRDILCNEIPLLLRKGTIYATICIIGGVLFFILRKFNLQDSINELVTSLFIIAFRLAAVKYKMSLPVLTIKS; from the coding sequence GTGATTGAAATATTAGACATTATTGGTGTTTTTGTCTTTGCTATTTCGGGAGTTTTAGCAGCCATAAATAAGAAACTGGATTTATTTGGTGTTTTTATAATTGCTTTCGTTACAGCTTTAGGAGGAGGAACTTTACGTGATGTATTAATTGGGAGAACTCCAGTAGGATGGATGCAAGATTTAAACTATGTTTATCTTATTATTGCAGGTTATTTTATAGCTATTTTCTTTAGAAATTATTTGAATAAACTTCGTTTGTCCCTTTTTCTTTTTGATACGATTGGTTTGGGAGTTTTTACATTAATAGGAATTGAAAAAGGGTTAGAATATGGATTACATCCTGTTATTTGTATTGCTTTAGGAACAATTACAGCAACGTTTGGTGGATTAATTCGTGATATTTTATGTAATGAAATTCCGCTTTTACTTCGTAAGGGGACAATCTATGCTACAATATGTATTATAGGAGGTGTTTTGTTTTTTATATTGCGAAAGTTTAATCTTCAAGATTCAATAAATGAATTAGTAACCTCTTTATTTATAATAGCATTTAGATTAGCAGCGGTTAAATACAAAATGAGTTTACCTGTTTTAACAATAAAATCTTAA
- a CDS encoding non-canonical purine NTP diphosphatase, translated as MKLVFASNNQNKIAEIKQMLPKSIELLSLEDIGCTEDIPETSNTIEGNAIIKANYVSEKYGYPCFADDTGLEVETLKGEPGVFSARYAGEQKNADDNMNKLLFNLRDKSNRKAQFKTIIALNINNDQHLFEGIIKGEIISEKRGTKGFGYDPIFVPEGFSTTFAEMEMSEKAKLSHRGIATRKLISLLETL; from the coding sequence ATGAAATTAGTATTTGCTTCAAACAATCAGAATAAAATTGCCGAAATTAAACAAATGCTGCCAAAATCAATTGAACTTCTAAGTTTAGAAGATATAGGTTGCACTGAAGATATCCCTGAAACCTCTAACACTATTGAAGGAAATGCAATTATAAAAGCTAACTATGTTTCTGAAAAATATGGTTATCCTTGCTTTGCAGATGATACCGGTTTAGAAGTTGAGACGTTAAAAGGAGAACCTGGAGTTTTTTCTGCACGTTATGCTGGCGAGCAAAAAAATGCCGATGATAACATGAATAAGCTTCTCTTTAATCTTAGAGATAAATCGAATCGAAAAGCACAATTCAAAACAATTATTGCTTTAAATATTAATAATGATCAACATCTTTTTGAAGGTATTATTAAAGGTGAAATAATTTCAGAAAAAAGAGGAACAAAAGGTTTTGGCTACGATCCTATTTTTGTACCAGAGGGATTTTCTACAACATTTGCCGAAATGGAAATGAGCGAAAAAGCTAAATTAAGTCATCGTGGAATTGCAACTCGTAAACTTATTTCTCTTTTAGAAACACTTTAA
- a CDS encoding DUF4834 family protein, with protein sequence MEMASFTGFLRTLVYIVLFYYFFKFLMRLLAPILIQKTAQKVHQKMEEQMRKQQQAYQNTQYSQQTEQKEMPKEKKKVGEYVDFEEIE encoded by the coding sequence ATGGAAATGGCCTCGTTTACAGGTTTTCTTAGAACCTTAGTTTACATCGTTTTATTTTATTATTTCTTTAAATTTTTAATGCGACTTTTAGCGCCTATTTTAATTCAGAAAACGGCTCAAAAAGTGCATCAAAAAATGGAAGAACAAATGCGAAAGCAACAACAAGCATATCAAAATACTCAATATTCTCAACAAACTGAGCAAAAAGAAATGCCAAAAGAGAAGAAAAAAGTTGGTGAATATGTAGATTTTGAAGAAATTGAATAA